A genomic stretch from Chitinophaga agri includes:
- a CDS encoding glycosyltransferase family 4 protein, which yields MQKKRSREYMAQGSDKKKRILVYATQLMETGGIESHLLEFCRQMAANGTEIDLVVLNAATTPDTEAYYRSICRRVYFGKHGRSYKRMLWMLQTGARLRTSRKYDAVYTNGQGESIWLLSRMLPGYDKWVHHHHTSGDAKDQATWGEKYKKTLHTANTIVACSVRNAGDMKSVLHRQIDVVPCFSRNVEVTFAENPTGKLRFGYYGRLIAEKGVDQICKMSEDADLKDIEFHLWGEGKHYPATYFDKYPNVHYHGTFAGEEGLKSAIARLDAYLLLSTHPEGLPISLLEAMSAGLPWLATDRGGIPDIACDPLSTRVIPATADYNEAKNAVMAFAKDIRNGLVTKTSQKDLYANRFSAVALRTAWSNILGLQKHQN from the coding sequence TTGCAAAAGAAAAGATCCAGAGAGTATATGGCGCAGGGTTCTGATAAAAAGAAACGTATACTGGTATACGCTACCCAGTTAATGGAAACCGGAGGTATAGAAAGTCATCTGCTGGAATTTTGCCGGCAGATGGCTGCTAACGGAACAGAGATCGACCTGGTCGTATTGAATGCTGCCACGACACCTGACACCGAAGCTTATTACAGGAGTATCTGCAGAAGGGTATATTTTGGTAAACACGGCCGCTCCTATAAAAGGATGCTGTGGATGCTGCAAACCGGTGCTAGATTACGCACCTCCCGTAAGTACGATGCCGTTTATACCAACGGACAGGGAGAGAGTATCTGGCTATTATCGCGTATGCTGCCAGGGTATGATAAATGGGTACACCATCATCACACTTCCGGCGATGCAAAGGACCAGGCTACCTGGGGAGAGAAGTATAAAAAAACGTTACATACTGCCAATACGATCGTTGCCTGTTCTGTCAGGAATGCCGGTGATATGAAAAGTGTGCTGCACCGGCAGATCGATGTAGTACCGTGTTTCTCAAGAAATGTGGAGGTAACGTTCGCGGAGAATCCTACAGGTAAACTCCGCTTCGGCTACTACGGAAGGCTCATTGCAGAAAAAGGTGTGGACCAGATCTGTAAAATGAGTGAAGATGCAGATCTGAAGGATATAGAGTTTCATCTGTGGGGAGAAGGTAAGCACTATCCGGCGACCTATTTCGATAAATATCCGAATGTACATTATCACGGCACCTTTGCCGGTGAGGAAGGCTTAAAAAGTGCGATCGCCCGACTCGATGCCTATCTGTTGTTGTCCACGCATCCGGAAGGACTGCCTATCAGTTTGCTGGAAGCGATGAGCGCAGGGCTTCCCTGGCTCGCCACTGACAGAGGTGGTATTCCTGATATTGCCTGTGATCCGCTTTCAACCAGGGTCATTCCGGCAACAGCTGATTATAATGAAGCCAAAAACGCTGTTATGGCGTTTGCAAAAGATATCAGAAACGGCTTAGTTACAAAGACGTCCCAGAAGGACCTATATGCGAACAGGTTCTCAGCCGTGGCCTTGCGAACAGCCTGGAGTAATATACTTGGACTTCAAAAGCACCAGAACTAA
- a CDS encoding glycosyltransferase family 4 protein, whose protein sequence is MVIISHPTGNANVRAAVAGLADAGVLAEFHTAIASFPGSTFGRLAGFGPLSEIKRRSYEPRLQPYTHLYPWYELGRLAATKAGVKSLIRYEKGMFSVDSVYHAMDKRVAGRLKSVADKVDAVYGYEDGAMLAFREAGRLGLKRLYDLPIGYWRASQRLLGDEAERWPAWKNSIVSLTASQKKLDRKDEELKLADRIFVASSFTASTLKDYPGELSQIDVIPYGFPAVNDSRDYHKLSGRPLKILFVGGLSQRKGIAELFAAADRLGNAVQLTIVGKKMCDNCPVLDKELAKHKYIPSLAHADILKLMREQDVFIFPSLFEGFGLVITEAMSQGTPVITTERTAGPDLITHGKNGWLTEAGSTDALYNAIAALLNNPDSVAEAGLAAMEKARSRPWAVYGQELAAAVSKV, encoded by the coding sequence ATGGTTATTATTTCCCATCCTACAGGTAATGCCAACGTCAGGGCTGCGGTAGCAGGACTGGCCGACGCTGGCGTGCTGGCTGAATTTCATACAGCCATTGCAAGTTTCCCCGGATCCACGTTTGGACGCCTAGCGGGTTTTGGCCCGTTATCAGAAATTAAGCGTCGTAGTTACGAACCGCGTTTACAGCCTTATACGCATCTTTATCCCTGGTATGAACTGGGACGCCTCGCGGCTACCAAAGCAGGCGTAAAAAGCCTGATAAGGTATGAAAAAGGCATGTTCTCAGTAGACTCCGTCTATCATGCGATGGATAAACGGGTAGCCGGCAGATTGAAAAGTGTGGCGGATAAAGTGGACGCGGTATATGGTTATGAAGATGGCGCTATGCTGGCCTTCAGAGAAGCCGGTCGCCTGGGCCTGAAACGCCTCTATGACCTGCCTATCGGTTACTGGCGCGCCTCCCAACGCCTGCTCGGAGACGAAGCAGAGCGCTGGCCGGCATGGAAGAACTCTATAGTGAGTCTGACCGCTTCCCAGAAAAAACTGGACAGGAAAGACGAAGAACTGAAACTGGCTGACAGGATTTTTGTAGCCAGCAGCTTCACTGCCTCAACTTTGAAAGATTACCCCGGTGAACTGTCGCAGATAGACGTGATCCCCTACGGATTTCCTGCTGTGAATGATTCCCGGGACTACCATAAATTATCCGGTCGCCCGCTGAAGATCCTCTTTGTAGGTGGTCTGTCCCAGCGCAAAGGCATCGCCGAACTGTTCGCTGCGGCTGATAGACTGGGCAATGCCGTACAACTGACCATCGTTGGTAAAAAGATGTGCGATAACTGTCCGGTGCTGGATAAAGAACTGGCGAAACATAAATATATCCCAAGTCTGGCGCACGCCGATATCCTGAAACTGATGAGAGAGCAGGATGTATTCATCTTCCCTTCATTGTTCGAAGGATTCGGACTGGTCATCACCGAGGCAATGTCCCAGGGCACGCCGGTGATCACAACAGAACGTACCGCCGGCCCGGACCTGATCACGCACGGAAAGAACGGATGGCTCACAGAAGCTGGTTCTACCGATGCATTATACAATGCCATAGCAGCATTGCTGAACAATCCCGACAGCGTCGCTGAAGCTGGTCTGGCCGCGATGGAAAAAGCGCGTAGCCGGCCCTGGGCAGTGTACGGACAGGAACTGGCAGCAGCTGTCTCTAAAGTTTAA